One genomic segment of Blattabacterium sp. (Blaberus giganteus) includes these proteins:
- the rpsK gene encoding 30S ribosomal protein S11 has product MIKPSLSKSKKKSVIVDSIGEAHIQATFNNIIITLTNKKGDVIAWSSAGKMNFKGSKKNTPYAAQMVAENVAKEGLNAGIKKVEVKIKGPGAGRDAAIRALSNSGIVVTIIKDITPLPHNGCRPPKRRRV; this is encoded by the coding sequence ATGATAAAACCATCATTAAGTAAAAGTAAAAAAAAATCAGTAATAGTAGATTCTATAGGAGAAGCTCATATTCAAGCTACTTTTAATAATATTATTATAACTTTAACAAACAAAAAAGGAGATGTGATTGCATGGTCTTCTGCTGGAAAAATGAATTTCAAAGGATCAAAAAAAAATACCCCATATGCAGCTCAAATGGTTGCAGAAAATGTAGCAAAAGAAGGGTTGAATGCTGGAATAAAAAAAGTTGAAGTTAAAATTAAAGGGCCTGGAGCAGGAAGAGATGCAGCTATACGAGCATTAAGTAATTCTGGTATTGTCGTTACAATAATTAAAGATATTACTCCATTGCCACACAATGGTTGTCGTCCCCCTAAGAGGAGAAGAGTTTAA